From Poecile atricapillus isolate bPoeAtr1 chromosome 13, bPoeAtr1.hap1, whole genome shotgun sequence, one genomic window encodes:
- the SH3TC2 gene encoding SH3 domain and tetratricopeptide repeat-containing protein 2 isoform X1, producing MPKGSCTAAKPVPAGVGVWPGLSPGVPAVPGLQELTWMQLAEMPVVLPAAPTGTREKHGAGRRPRSRGSPGWRMLDTPGGEECESCWPRSPELLPRWDRLHRRGQWWWDTTTAPGTQPQGMAAGKAGVTEQSSPEAGHGSPDPPVVLLPLRHSFLPELSLSFSVESRSSRCRNSQLQEAARKKLWALESDDRDVCALFKELSARLVCMQAHEDRFLLTFKTLEEVWKFSTYLTLGYVGTCLEQLLFAQEFWLDCALVEDTELRVSVDEEHLATIYMDLLLQEGNFFCRAVPGAWKSEQEGEESLQLCRNELIHVKSVGQDSKWEGMSLLTGQRGVVPVTALEPIPHPFYQWFLKNYAVSFGLSQEISGTSSQAIVKGRCIATEDHRGAAWDELSFSKGDPIEIIGFFIPGLPWFVGKSLSTRSIGFVPTRHVNPEPCQPLGKGFVFLSEEEKSPVLHIPCNGDEQHFATLLGDLAHTDITSVYRLAGFEPTAVFPQVPPEAALHGSKEIQVLQSWEEINDWATSSTSELSSPGSETAPTTLEDVLLEKLDDLDYPKFFIDLNTGHMEDADVFDPILTFLNQDSFVPSFQSFYDLSFSFLQSTFYGFSDEDELVLYLETSRNWAKRTRLVWAHVRLCFLLGKLCIKKLKLSQARVYFEEAMSVLDRGFGDLPLLAALHVSLASIYLKQNMKHKFSSLLGKTLTLLVCLPGRSFSSESELELLTYILRESIAVGNAPLEARVCFLIVKLFLQLGRTEEVLPFLEHLQCLSTTCLSPGSRGPLDAAATLGYLYDKKCLPNLALASVRSFAPSSTKGTPTPIWRAGFILQNAPKLLGKQLDRSSIPALACLYLKQALQFCCESRAVPMQRTLCAVLCRMYLQHGLLDGAVCYSARAAALGRLLGEEEAFESSLSLGWMHLLQQRPGPAGDILRQLLRSLRGTASETQPGAVHNLLAMALGAQGHVQEAAENFLRALHKAKETGNRRNQAVALANLGQLSLSCGAAQLAELYLLWSVRLYAELQGHQEPDLELAQVLLWLAQAMVDRQRMEDAKLCYELALGFALKWQNLRSQLHVTERLCHFCSRVCPDLQACIAYHEHRASLARQLQDRELEGNARQALSLLYQALGTPEALRQSLDCTKQSLRIFIDLEEAVKAAEAWLQAGKLYYLLQEDELVEMYFQAAIQTALKGDNFSLAMDLYEKAGDTFFNGSRNRARAVEFYRGGAVPLARKLKATQTELRLFNKLAELQISLQVYEKALEFATLAARLSLRVGDHLQELVAFHRLATAYDLLHMYEMAEDCYLKTLAMRPPVLQSSAEALYYCKVYWHLGNLALHKLQDEQDAASYFLLALAAAAELGDQELQSLLRAKLGAIPGAPGGPEGTPGCATERPRWLSEGGHVV from the exons CCCACCGGGACACGGGAAAAGCACGGGGCAGGAAGGAGgcccaggagcagaggcagccCCGGATGGAGGATGCTGGACACCCCCGGAG GTGAGGAGTGTGAGTCctgctggccccgctcccccgaGCTCCTGCCCCGCTGGGACCGTCTGCACCGCCGGGGACAATGGTGGTGGGACACGACCACGGCACCAGGGACACAACcccagggaatggcagcag GGAAGGCTGGggtgacagagcagagcagccctgaggcaGGACACGGCTCCCCGGACCCccctgtggtgctgctgcctctcaggCACAGCTTTCTTCCAG AGCTCTCACTCTCCTTCTCCGTGGAGAGCCGCTCCTCCCGGTGCCGCAattcccagctgcaggaagctgcCAGGAAGAAGCTGTGGGCTCTGGAGAGCGATGACAGGGATGTCTGTGCCCTGTTCAAG GAGCTGTCAGCCAGGCTGGTGTGTATGCAGGCACACGAGGATCGCTTCCTCCTCACCTTCAAAACCCTGGAGGAAGTCTGGAAGTTTTCCACTTATCTGACTTTAG GGTACGTGGGcacctgcctggagcagctgctctttGCCCAGGAGTTCTGGCTGGACTGTGCCCTGGTGGaggacacagagctcagggtCAGCGTGGATGAAGAGCACCTGGCCACCATCTACATGGATCTGCTCCTCCAGGAAG ggaaCTTTTTCTGCAGGGCAGTGCCTGGAGCCTGGAAGTcggagcaggagggagaggagagtctgcagctctgcaggaatgaGCTGATCCATGTGAAGAGTGTAGGACAGGATTCCAAGTGGGAAGGGATGTCCCTGCTGACGGGACAGCGAGGCGTGGTGCCCGTGACAGCTCTGGAGCCAATACCTCACCCCTTTTACCA GTGGTTCCTGAAGAATTATGCTGTGAGTTTTGGCCTCTCCCAGGAGATCAGTGGGACGAGCTCTCAGGCCATTG TCAAAGGCAGGTGCATCGCCACCGAGGACCACAGAGGAGCAGCGTGGGATGAGCTGAGCTTCTCCAAAGGAGACCCCATAGAAATCATCGGTTTCTTCATCCCTGGGCTGCCCTGGTTTGTGGGCAAATCCCTCAGCACCAGAAGCATTGGCTTCGTTCCCACCCGACACGTAAATCCCGAGCCTTGCCAACCTCT GGGAAAGGGTTTTGTGTTTCTGAGTGAAGAGGAGAAGTCCCCAGTGCTGCACATCCCCTGCAATGGTGACGAGCAGCACTTTGCCACCCTCCTGGGGGACCTGGCGCACACTGACATCACCTCTGTCTACAGGTTGG CTGGCTTTGAACCCACAGCCGTGTTCCCACAAGTGCCACCAG AGGCTGCTCTCCATGGCAGTAAAGAAATCCAAGTGCTCCAGTCTTGGGAGGAAATCAATGACTGGGCTACCAGCAGCACCTCAGAGCTGTCCAGCCCAGGCAGTGAAACAGCCCCTACCACACTGGAAgatgttctcctggagaagctggatgACTTGGATTACCCCAAATTCTTCATCGACCTCAACACTGGACACATGGAGGATGCTGATGTCTTTGATCCCATATTGACTTTCCTCAACCAAGACAGTTTCGTGCCCAGTTTCCAAAGCTTTTATGatctcagcttttcctttctgcagtcCACTTTTTATGGCTTCTCCGATGAGGATGAACTGGTTCTGTACCTGGAGACTTCCCGGAACTGGGCCAAGAGGACTCGTTTGGTTTGGGCTCATGTCAGGCTCTGTTTCCTCCTGGGCAAGCTCTGCATCAAAAAGCTCAAGCTGTCCCAGGCTCGGGTGTACTTTGAGGAGGCCATGAGTGTCCTGGACAGGGGCTTTGGGGACCTGCCCCTGCTGGCAGCGCTGCACGTGAGCCTCGCCTCCATCTACCTGAAGCAGAACATGAAGCACAAGTTCTCCTCCCTGCTGGGGAAGACCCTGACCTTGCTCGTGTGCCTGCCTGGCCGCTCCTTCAGCTCGGAGAGCGAGCTGGAGCTCCTGACGTACATCCTGAGGGAATCCATCGCTGTGGGCAACGCTCCGCTGGAGGCCCGCGTCTGCTTCCTCATTGTCaagctcttcctgcagctgggcagaACCGAGGAGGTGCTGCCCTTTTTGGAGCATCTCCAGTGTCTCAGCACCACCTGCCTCAGCCCAGGCTCCCGTGGGCCACTGGATGCCGCTGCCACCTTGGGCTACCTCTATGACAAGAAGTGCCTGCCAAACCTCGCGCTGGCCTCCGTCAGGTCCTttgctcccagcagcaccaaGGGGACACCGACCCCCATCTGGAGAGCTGGCTTCATCCTCCAAAACGCTCCCAAACTCCTGGGGAAGCAGCTGGACAGGAGCAGCATCCCGGCGCTGGCTTGTCTGTACCTCAAGCAAGCGCTGCAGTTCTGCTGCGAGAGCAGGGCCGTGCCCATGCAGAGGACGCTCTGTGCCGTGCTGTGCAGGATGTACCTGCAGCACGGGCTGCTGGACGGGGCTGTTTGCTAttcagccagagctgcagccctgggcaggctgctgggggaggaggaggcttTTGAGTCCTCGCTGTCCTTGGGGTGGATGCACCTCCTGCAGCAGCGGCCGGGCCCGGCTGGGGACATCCTGCGGCAGCTGCTGCGCTCCCTGCGCGGCACTGCCAGCGAGACCCAGCCCGGGGCCGTGCACAACCTCCTGGCCATGGCCCTCGGGGCCCAGGGACACGTTCAGGAGGCTGCAGAGAACTTCCTGAGGGCTCTGCACAAGGCCAAGGAGACGGGGAACAGGAGGAACCAGGCCGTGGCCCTGGCTAACCTGGGCCAGCTGAGCCTCTCGTGTGGGGCCGCCCAGCTGGCCGAGCTCTACCTGCTGTGGTCGGTCCGGCTCTACGctgagctccagggacaccAAGAGCCGGacctggagctggcacaggtgctgctgtggctggcacaGGCCATGGTGGACAGGCAGAGGATGGAAGATGCCAAACTCTGCTATGAACTGGCGCTGGGGTTTGCCCTGAAGTGGCAGAACCTGAGGA GTCAGCTGCACGTCACGGAGCGTCTGTGCCATTTCTGCAGCAGAGTGTGCCCTGACCTGCAGGCCTGCATCGCCTACCACGAGCACCGGGCATCCCTGGCACGgcagctgcaggacagggagCTGGAGGGCAATGCCAGGCAGGCCCTCAGCCTGCTCTACCAGGCTTTGGGCACACCTGA GGCTTTGAGACAATCCCTGGACTGCACCAAGCAGAGCCTGAGGATCTTCATCGACCTCGAGGAGGCTGTGAAGGCAGCAGAggcctggctgcaggcaggaaaactCTATTATCTTCTACAGGAGGATGAGCTGGTGGAAATGTACTTCCAG gCAGCCATCCAGACTGCTCTGAAAGGGGACAACTTCTCCTTGGCCATGGATCTTTATGAGAAAGCAGGTGACACCTTCTTCAATGGCAGCCGGAACAGGGCCCGAGCAGTGGAGTTTTACAGG GGAGGTGCTGTGCCCTTGGCCAGGAAACTCAAGgccacccagacagagctgcgGCTGTTCAATAaactggcagagctgcagatcAGCCTGCAGGTCTACGAGAAGGCTCTGGAGTTTGCCACGCTGGCAGCCAGGCTCAGCCTCAGGGTCG GGGATCATCTGCAGGAGCTGGTTGCCTTCCACCGCCTGGCCACAGCCTATGACTTGCTGCACATGTATGAGATGGCCGAGGATTGCTACCTGAAGACCCTGGCCATGCGTCCCCCcgtgctgcagagctcagcagaagCTCTGTACTACTGCAAGGTCTACTGGCACCTGGGCaacctggctctgcacaagctGCAG GATGAACAGGACGCAGCCTCCTACTTCCTGCTGGCCCTTGCTGCAGCCGCTGAGCTGGGAGACcaggagctgcaatccctgctcCGTGCCAAGCTGGGTGCCATCCCCGGAGCCCCAGGGGGACCTGAGGGCACCCCAGGCTGTGCCACGGAGCGGCCCCGGTGGCTGAGTGAAGGTGGCCACGTGGTGTGA
- the SH3TC2 gene encoding SH3 domain and tetratricopeptide repeat-containing protein 2 isoform X2: protein MAPGTCPQGMAAGKAGVTEQSSPEAGHGSPDPPVVLLPLRHSFLPELSLSFSVESRSSRCRNSQLQEAARKKLWALESDDRDVCALFKELSARLVCMQAHEDRFLLTFKTLEEVWKFSTYLTLGYVGTCLEQLLFAQEFWLDCALVEDTELRVSVDEEHLATIYMDLLLQEGNFFCRAVPGAWKSEQEGEESLQLCRNELIHVKSVGQDSKWEGMSLLTGQRGVVPVTALEPIPHPFYQWFLKNYAVSFGLSQEISGTSSQAIVKGRCIATEDHRGAAWDELSFSKGDPIEIIGFFIPGLPWFVGKSLSTRSIGFVPTRHVNPEPCQPLGKGFVFLSEEEKSPVLHIPCNGDEQHFATLLGDLAHTDITSVYRLAGFEPTAVFPQVPPEAALHGSKEIQVLQSWEEINDWATSSTSELSSPGSETAPTTLEDVLLEKLDDLDYPKFFIDLNTGHMEDADVFDPILTFLNQDSFVPSFQSFYDLSFSFLQSTFYGFSDEDELVLYLETSRNWAKRTRLVWAHVRLCFLLGKLCIKKLKLSQARVYFEEAMSVLDRGFGDLPLLAALHVSLASIYLKQNMKHKFSSLLGKTLTLLVCLPGRSFSSESELELLTYILRESIAVGNAPLEARVCFLIVKLFLQLGRTEEVLPFLEHLQCLSTTCLSPGSRGPLDAAATLGYLYDKKCLPNLALASVRSFAPSSTKGTPTPIWRAGFILQNAPKLLGKQLDRSSIPALACLYLKQALQFCCESRAVPMQRTLCAVLCRMYLQHGLLDGAVCYSARAAALGRLLGEEEAFESSLSLGWMHLLQQRPGPAGDILRQLLRSLRGTASETQPGAVHNLLAMALGAQGHVQEAAENFLRALHKAKETGNRRNQAVALANLGQLSLSCGAAQLAELYLLWSVRLYAELQGHQEPDLELAQVLLWLAQAMVDRQRMEDAKLCYELALGFALKWQNLRSQLHVTERLCHFCSRVCPDLQACIAYHEHRASLARQLQDRELEGNARQALSLLYQALGTPEALRQSLDCTKQSLRIFIDLEEAVKAAEAWLQAGKLYYLLQEDELVEMYFQAAIQTALKGDNFSLAMDLYEKAGDTFFNGSRNRARAVEFYRGGAVPLARKLKATQTELRLFNKLAELQISLQVYEKALEFATLAARLSLRVGDHLQELVAFHRLATAYDLLHMYEMAEDCYLKTLAMRPPVLQSSAEALYYCKVYWHLGNLALHKLQDEQDAASYFLLALAAAAELGDQELQSLLRAKLGAIPGAPGGPEGTPGCATERPRWLSEGGHVV from the exons atggCACCAGGGAcctgtccccagggaatggcagcag GGAAGGCTGGggtgacagagcagagcagccctgaggcaGGACACGGCTCCCCGGACCCccctgtggtgctgctgcctctcaggCACAGCTTTCTTCCAG AGCTCTCACTCTCCTTCTCCGTGGAGAGCCGCTCCTCCCGGTGCCGCAattcccagctgcaggaagctgcCAGGAAGAAGCTGTGGGCTCTGGAGAGCGATGACAGGGATGTCTGTGCCCTGTTCAAG GAGCTGTCAGCCAGGCTGGTGTGTATGCAGGCACACGAGGATCGCTTCCTCCTCACCTTCAAAACCCTGGAGGAAGTCTGGAAGTTTTCCACTTATCTGACTTTAG GGTACGTGGGcacctgcctggagcagctgctctttGCCCAGGAGTTCTGGCTGGACTGTGCCCTGGTGGaggacacagagctcagggtCAGCGTGGATGAAGAGCACCTGGCCACCATCTACATGGATCTGCTCCTCCAGGAAG ggaaCTTTTTCTGCAGGGCAGTGCCTGGAGCCTGGAAGTcggagcaggagggagaggagagtctgcagctctgcaggaatgaGCTGATCCATGTGAAGAGTGTAGGACAGGATTCCAAGTGGGAAGGGATGTCCCTGCTGACGGGACAGCGAGGCGTGGTGCCCGTGACAGCTCTGGAGCCAATACCTCACCCCTTTTACCA GTGGTTCCTGAAGAATTATGCTGTGAGTTTTGGCCTCTCCCAGGAGATCAGTGGGACGAGCTCTCAGGCCATTG TCAAAGGCAGGTGCATCGCCACCGAGGACCACAGAGGAGCAGCGTGGGATGAGCTGAGCTTCTCCAAAGGAGACCCCATAGAAATCATCGGTTTCTTCATCCCTGGGCTGCCCTGGTTTGTGGGCAAATCCCTCAGCACCAGAAGCATTGGCTTCGTTCCCACCCGACACGTAAATCCCGAGCCTTGCCAACCTCT GGGAAAGGGTTTTGTGTTTCTGAGTGAAGAGGAGAAGTCCCCAGTGCTGCACATCCCCTGCAATGGTGACGAGCAGCACTTTGCCACCCTCCTGGGGGACCTGGCGCACACTGACATCACCTCTGTCTACAGGTTGG CTGGCTTTGAACCCACAGCCGTGTTCCCACAAGTGCCACCAG AGGCTGCTCTCCATGGCAGTAAAGAAATCCAAGTGCTCCAGTCTTGGGAGGAAATCAATGACTGGGCTACCAGCAGCACCTCAGAGCTGTCCAGCCCAGGCAGTGAAACAGCCCCTACCACACTGGAAgatgttctcctggagaagctggatgACTTGGATTACCCCAAATTCTTCATCGACCTCAACACTGGACACATGGAGGATGCTGATGTCTTTGATCCCATATTGACTTTCCTCAACCAAGACAGTTTCGTGCCCAGTTTCCAAAGCTTTTATGatctcagcttttcctttctgcagtcCACTTTTTATGGCTTCTCCGATGAGGATGAACTGGTTCTGTACCTGGAGACTTCCCGGAACTGGGCCAAGAGGACTCGTTTGGTTTGGGCTCATGTCAGGCTCTGTTTCCTCCTGGGCAAGCTCTGCATCAAAAAGCTCAAGCTGTCCCAGGCTCGGGTGTACTTTGAGGAGGCCATGAGTGTCCTGGACAGGGGCTTTGGGGACCTGCCCCTGCTGGCAGCGCTGCACGTGAGCCTCGCCTCCATCTACCTGAAGCAGAACATGAAGCACAAGTTCTCCTCCCTGCTGGGGAAGACCCTGACCTTGCTCGTGTGCCTGCCTGGCCGCTCCTTCAGCTCGGAGAGCGAGCTGGAGCTCCTGACGTACATCCTGAGGGAATCCATCGCTGTGGGCAACGCTCCGCTGGAGGCCCGCGTCTGCTTCCTCATTGTCaagctcttcctgcagctgggcagaACCGAGGAGGTGCTGCCCTTTTTGGAGCATCTCCAGTGTCTCAGCACCACCTGCCTCAGCCCAGGCTCCCGTGGGCCACTGGATGCCGCTGCCACCTTGGGCTACCTCTATGACAAGAAGTGCCTGCCAAACCTCGCGCTGGCCTCCGTCAGGTCCTttgctcccagcagcaccaaGGGGACACCGACCCCCATCTGGAGAGCTGGCTTCATCCTCCAAAACGCTCCCAAACTCCTGGGGAAGCAGCTGGACAGGAGCAGCATCCCGGCGCTGGCTTGTCTGTACCTCAAGCAAGCGCTGCAGTTCTGCTGCGAGAGCAGGGCCGTGCCCATGCAGAGGACGCTCTGTGCCGTGCTGTGCAGGATGTACCTGCAGCACGGGCTGCTGGACGGGGCTGTTTGCTAttcagccagagctgcagccctgggcaggctgctgggggaggaggaggcttTTGAGTCCTCGCTGTCCTTGGGGTGGATGCACCTCCTGCAGCAGCGGCCGGGCCCGGCTGGGGACATCCTGCGGCAGCTGCTGCGCTCCCTGCGCGGCACTGCCAGCGAGACCCAGCCCGGGGCCGTGCACAACCTCCTGGCCATGGCCCTCGGGGCCCAGGGACACGTTCAGGAGGCTGCAGAGAACTTCCTGAGGGCTCTGCACAAGGCCAAGGAGACGGGGAACAGGAGGAACCAGGCCGTGGCCCTGGCTAACCTGGGCCAGCTGAGCCTCTCGTGTGGGGCCGCCCAGCTGGCCGAGCTCTACCTGCTGTGGTCGGTCCGGCTCTACGctgagctccagggacaccAAGAGCCGGacctggagctggcacaggtgctgctgtggctggcacaGGCCATGGTGGACAGGCAGAGGATGGAAGATGCCAAACTCTGCTATGAACTGGCGCTGGGGTTTGCCCTGAAGTGGCAGAACCTGAGGA GTCAGCTGCACGTCACGGAGCGTCTGTGCCATTTCTGCAGCAGAGTGTGCCCTGACCTGCAGGCCTGCATCGCCTACCACGAGCACCGGGCATCCCTGGCACGgcagctgcaggacagggagCTGGAGGGCAATGCCAGGCAGGCCCTCAGCCTGCTCTACCAGGCTTTGGGCACACCTGA GGCTTTGAGACAATCCCTGGACTGCACCAAGCAGAGCCTGAGGATCTTCATCGACCTCGAGGAGGCTGTGAAGGCAGCAGAggcctggctgcaggcaggaaaactCTATTATCTTCTACAGGAGGATGAGCTGGTGGAAATGTACTTCCAG gCAGCCATCCAGACTGCTCTGAAAGGGGACAACTTCTCCTTGGCCATGGATCTTTATGAGAAAGCAGGTGACACCTTCTTCAATGGCAGCCGGAACAGGGCCCGAGCAGTGGAGTTTTACAGG GGAGGTGCTGTGCCCTTGGCCAGGAAACTCAAGgccacccagacagagctgcgGCTGTTCAATAaactggcagagctgcagatcAGCCTGCAGGTCTACGAGAAGGCTCTGGAGTTTGCCACGCTGGCAGCCAGGCTCAGCCTCAGGGTCG GGGATCATCTGCAGGAGCTGGTTGCCTTCCACCGCCTGGCCACAGCCTATGACTTGCTGCACATGTATGAGATGGCCGAGGATTGCTACCTGAAGACCCTGGCCATGCGTCCCCCcgtgctgcagagctcagcagaagCTCTGTACTACTGCAAGGTCTACTGGCACCTGGGCaacctggctctgcacaagctGCAG GATGAACAGGACGCAGCCTCCTACTTCCTGCTGGCCCTTGCTGCAGCCGCTGAGCTGGGAGACcaggagctgcaatccctgctcCGTGCCAAGCTGGGTGCCATCCCCGGAGCCCCAGGGGGACCTGAGGGCACCCCAGGCTGTGCCACGGAGCGGCCCCGGTGGCTGAGTGAAGGTGGCCACGTGGTGTGA